The following proteins come from a genomic window of Yinghuangia sp. ASG 101:
- a CDS encoding potassium channel family protein, with translation MKTVRLPDEQPSDRRGPMGALARPLPLAGKRRSVDDPVGPGAEAISFPRERQGPLRQVLRRFAMALGVLFVTVVIVYVDRDGYRDTTDSTLSFLDAAYYATVTLSTTGYGDIVPASASARLVNILVITPLRVMFLIILVGTTLEVLTERTREQWRLSRWRSTLRDHTVVVGYGTTGFSAIHTLLAQGVPKERIVVVDADQESAAYASEQDGLVVVTGDATRAEVLRRAEFERARNLIVSVNRDDTAALVTLTARQLNRRAWIVVAVREDENSPLIRQSGADSVVTTASAAGRLLGVSMLSPNVGEVVEDLLHYGSGMDLIERPVDKRESGKSPAQCRDLVVAVVRGHRMLRHDDPEVSKLAAGDRLVVIRSVGSPHAGTAQSRP, from the coding sequence ATGAAGACGGTGCGCCTGCCGGACGAGCAGCCCTCCGACCGCCGGGGGCCGATGGGGGCGTTGGCGCGCCCGCTCCCGCTGGCCGGCAAGCGGCGGTCGGTCGACGACCCGGTCGGGCCGGGCGCCGAGGCCATCAGCTTCCCGCGCGAGCGTCAGGGCCCGCTGCGGCAGGTGCTGCGGCGCTTCGCGATGGCGCTCGGCGTGCTGTTCGTGACCGTGGTGATCGTCTATGTGGACCGCGACGGTTACCGGGACACCACCGATTCGACGCTGTCGTTCCTCGACGCCGCCTACTACGCGACCGTGACGCTGTCGACGACCGGCTACGGCGACATCGTCCCGGCGAGCGCGTCGGCGCGGCTCGTCAACATTCTGGTGATCACGCCGCTGCGGGTGATGTTCCTGATCATCCTCGTCGGCACGACCCTCGAAGTACTCACCGAACGCACCCGCGAGCAGTGGCGGCTGTCCCGTTGGAGGTCCACGTTGCGCGACCACACCGTTGTCGTCGGGTACGGCACCACGGGGTTCAGCGCGATCCACACGCTGCTCGCCCAGGGGGTGCCGAAGGAGCGCATCGTGGTCGTGGACGCGGACCAGGAGTCCGCGGCGTACGCGTCGGAGCAGGACGGCCTGGTCGTGGTGACCGGCGACGCGACCCGCGCCGAGGTGCTGCGGCGGGCCGAGTTCGAGCGGGCCCGGAACCTGATCGTGTCCGTCAACCGCGACGACACCGCCGCCCTGGTCACCTTGACGGCCCGCCAGCTCAACCGGCGGGCGTGGATCGTGGTCGCGGTGCGCGAGGACGAGAACTCGCCGCTGATCCGGCAGAGCGGCGCCGACTCGGTGGTGACCACCGCGAGCGCGGCGGGCCGCCTGCTGGGAGTGTCGATGCTCAGCCCCAACGTCGGCGAGGTCGTGGAGGACCTGCTGCACTACGGCTCGGGCATGGACCTGATCGAACGACCGGTCGACAAAAGGGAGTCCGGCAAGTCGCCGGCCCAGTGCCGCGACCTCGTGGTCGCGGTCGTGCGAGGGCACCGCATGCTGCGGCACGACGACCCGGAGGTGTCCAAGCTGGCCGCCGGCGACCGGCTGGTGGTGATCCGCAGCGTCGGCTCGCCGCATGCCGGGACGGCCCAATCTCGGCCGTGA